One part of the Hydra vulgaris chromosome 01, alternate assembly HydraT2T_AEP genome encodes these proteins:
- the LOC136074039 gene encoding uncharacterized protein LOC136074039 codes for MAYHCVVKNCSNGSYRLMKWKYAICTEHKCRKEDIGCSCASPFHLFPFPTIKKSPSQREIWIKLINRLNTNKANDFFCPKKDARVCSNHFKDKEPTIKNPYPTENLGYDSRHKVALLCPSSRPLNRNSIIITDSTQPLLKKYKSNVNSNTYFNTIVDQNQDTISVKQLCSTSSLISVNFATKNPVDFMIEPVPVVVVDKEENNINSLFNHNEFTQAQESTFLISSLKKTIDKLQKLNHNLLFQNKKLQIQVNIIKNKVKNNLQKKVYKKLLTNDKKCNFYTNIPSLKVFHILHDLIKPIVHRRFSYKTEMKCSPKKKPHKITSKKLGRCRKLCSQDEFLLVLMILRLRLLSNDLVDKFSVSLGTVSKIFKSWIRGMSQYLKSFVYFPDEIKVCLNHPDRFKNNQSLLGIFDCSEIFIETPKGLELQSATWSEYQHHNTIKFLVSDTSCSFINFVSEAYTGRLLNKAITLDCNYLTKFPPYSSIMADKGFNIASECAAYRITFISPPGKRGASQMTPEEVVKTSNIAKLRILIEQKIRRMKTIRIIGQEFPISLLDNLNDIIVICAALSNFKCLIMK; via the coding sequence ATGGCATATCATTGCGttgtaaaaaattgttcaaatggAAGCTATAGACTTATGAAATGGAAATATGCAATATGCACTGAACATAAATGTAGAAAAGAGGATATTGGATGTAGTTGTGCATCGCCTTTTCATTTATTTCCTTTTCCAACTATCAAAAAATCTCCCTCCCAGCGTGAAATTTGGATAAAACTAATTAACCGCTTAAACACTAATAAGGCAAATGATTTTTTCTGCCCAAAGAAAGATGCACGAGTTTGTTCTaatcattttaaagataaagagcCTACTATTAAAAATCCTTATCCCACTGAGAACCTTGGATATGATTCTAGACATAAAGTTGCTCTTTTGTGTCCTAGCTCTCGACCTCTAAATAGAAACAGTATAATAATTACCGACTCCACACagcctttacttaaaaaatacaaatcaaatGTTAACTCCAATACATACTTTAATACAATAGTTGATCAAAATCAAGACACCATTTCTGTTAAACAGTTATGTTCTACTTCCTCGTTAATTAGTGTCAACTTCGCTACAAAAAACCCTGTTGACTTTATGATTGAACCAGTACCAGTGGTAGTAGTagataaagaagaaaataatattaattcacTTTTTAATCATAATGAGTTCACTCAAGCTCAagaatcaacttttttaataagtagcttaaaaaaaactattgacaaattacaaaaattaaatcacaatcttctttttcaaaacaaaaaattacaaattcaagtaaatataattaaaaacaaagtcaaAAATAATCTTCAAAAGAAAgtctacaaaaaattattaacaaatgaCAAAAAGTGTAACTTTTACACAAACATTCCTTCCCTGAAAGTTTTTCACATTCTTCACGACCTTATAAAACCAATTGTACATCGTCGATTTAGTTACAAAACTGAAATGAAATGTTCTCCTAAAAAAAAACCTCATAAAAtcacatcaaaaaaacttggaagATGCAGAAAACTATGTTCACAAGATGAGTTTTTACTCGTTCTTATGATATTACGTCTCAGACTCTTAAGCAATGACCTAGTTGATAAATTTAGTGTTTCTCTTGGCactgtttcaaaaatatttaaatcgtGGATTAGAGGCATGTCACAGTATTTAAAATCATTCGTTTACTTTCCagatgaaataaaagtttgcttGAATCATCCTGatcgttttaaaaataatcaaagtcTGTTAGGAATATTTGACTgctctgaaatttttattgaaacaccAAAAGGTTTAGAACTGCAATCTGCAACATGGTCTGAGTACCAGCACCACAATACAATAAAGTTCCTTGTATCAGATACATCCTGCTctttcataaattttgtttcGGAAGCATATACTggaagattattaaataaagcaataaCATTGGATTGTAACTATCTTACAAAATTCCCTCCTTATTCTTCAATCATGGCTGATAAAGGTTTTAATATTGCTAGTGAGTGTGCTGCTTATAGGATTACCTTTATTTCCCCACCTGGAAAACGAGGAGCTTCTCAAATGACACCTGAAGAAGTAGTAAAAACGAGTAATATTGCTAAACTCAGAATTCTCATTGAACAGAAAATTAGAAGAATGAAAACTATTCGAATAATTGGACAAGAATTTCCTATATCACTTCTTGATAATCTTAATGATATTATAGTGATTTGTGCAGCTCTTtccaattttaaatgtttaatcatGAAATAA